In Spirobacillus cienkowskii, a genomic segment contains:
- the thyX gene encoding FAD-dependent thymidylate synthase has translation MKEKLIGSKIQVDDGSVTLMDYMGSDLSVVNAARVSFGKKKLELDDKDLKLIKYLAHHKHMSPFRHVIFSFALEGVSEVVCRQLYKHQVGCSFTSGEFKEAATTWNEISGRYVEFEPEFHVPAEFRKQHKSNKQASTEGDCISENHAAKSLYLETIEQTYTSYKKLLEMGVCREQARMVMPICFKNSLVWTASLEAAAHFVKLRDHDGAQLEIRNLARAIKKLIDPICPYSIEALMSAEK, from the coding sequence ATGAAAGAAAAATTGATTGGGTCAAAAATTCAAGTTGATGACGGCTCTGTTACGTTAATGGATTATATGGGTAGTGATCTTTCTGTTGTGAATGCGGCAAGAGTGAGTTTTGGCAAAAAAAAATTAGAGTTGGATGATAAAGATCTAAAACTGATAAAATATCTTGCTCATCATAAGCACATGAGCCCTTTTAGGCATGTTATCTTTTCGTTTGCGCTAGAAGGTGTATCAGAAGTTGTTTGCAGGCAACTCTATAAACATCAAGTTGGTTGTTCTTTTACAAGTGGTGAGTTTAAAGAAGCCGCCACAACATGGAACGAAATTTCTGGCCGTTACGTTGAGTTTGAACCTGAGTTTCATGTCCCTGCAGAATTTCGCAAACAACACAAAAGCAATAAACAAGCGTCGACAGAGGGGGATTGTATCTCAGAAAATCATGCCGCAAAATCTCTGTATCTTGAGACAATTGAACAGACTTATACCTCTTACAAAAAATTATTAGAAATGGGTGTTTGCAGAGAGCAGGCTCGCATGGTGATGCCAATTTGTTTTAAAAATTCACTTGTTTGGACCGCTTCTCTAGAAGCCGCAGCGCATTTTGTAAAATTACGCGATCATGATGGAGCACAACTAGAAATTAGAAATCTTGCGCGAGCAATTAAAAAATTGATTGATCCCATTTGCCCTTATTCAATTGAAGCATTAATGTCTGCAGAAAAGTAA
- a CDS encoding flagellin, which translates to MGLRIQTNIQSLNAQRALSITTKQNDESIEKVSSGYRINKASDDAAGLAISEKLKADIRGLNMAKRNASDGISLLQTAEGGMNEIGNILTRLRELAVQGASDTVGNTERGFIHKEFNALKDEIDRITNSTEYNGTLLLTGGIEGLPESMTKKSNIPPLEVQVGKNWTLATDSIEEPFNEEFGRNPVNIIRLNFDKINTTTVGLGLGRASDETIESTGVAMDADNITSSKRRAQLSINKLDDAITKVSEFRADMGAQQNRLFSTIANLAVQSENYSAANSRIRDTDFAEESAKLAQSGILKQGGVAVLAQANQSPGAAMRLIG; encoded by the coding sequence ATGGGTTTGCGTATACAAACCAACATCCAATCCCTTAATGCCCAACGGGCTTTGAGCATTACCACCAAACAAAATGATGAGTCCATTGAGAAGGTGAGCTCTGGTTATCGCATTAACAAGGCTTCAGATGATGCTGCTGGTCTTGCTATTAGCGAAAAATTAAAAGCTGACATTCGTGGTCTTAACATGGCAAAAAGAAATGCAAGTGACGGTATTTCTTTGCTGCAAACTGCAGAAGGGGGCATGAACGAGATTGGTAATATATTAACTCGTTTGCGTGAGCTTGCAGTGCAAGGTGCGTCAGATACTGTTGGTAATACAGAGCGTGGATTTATTCACAAAGAATTTAATGCTCTAAAAGACGAAATCGATCGTATTACAAATTCTACTGAATACAACGGTACGTTATTGTTAACTGGCGGTATTGAAGGCCTACCAGAGTCAATGACTAAAAAATCGAATATTCCTCCACTTGAAGTACAAGTAGGAAAAAACTGGACTCTTGCTACAGATTCGATTGAAGAGCCATTTAATGAAGAATTTGGACGTAACCCTGTTAACATTATTCGTTTGAATTTTGATAAAATCAACACCACAACTGTTGGTTTAGGGTTGGGTCGCGCGAGCGATGAAACTATAGAATCTACAGGTGTTGCTATGGATGCTGATAATATCACATCATCCAAGAGACGCGCACAGCTTTCTATTAATAAACTTGATGATGCAATCACTAAGGTGTCAGAATTTCGTGCAGATATGGGTGCACAACAAAACCGTCTCTTCTCAACAATTGCAAACTTAGCAGTTCAATCAGAAAACTACTCTGCAGCAAATAGCCGTATCCGCGATACAGACTTTGCAGAAGAGTCAGCAAAACTCGCACAATCTGGTATTCTGAAACAAGGTGGTGTTGCAGTACTTGCTCAAGCTAACCAAAGTCCTGGAGCTGCAATGCGGTTAATTGGATAA